In the genome of Aspergillus flavus chromosome 8, complete sequence, one region contains:
- a CDS encoding fungal-specific transcription factor domain-containing protein: MHACDRCHRRKSKCDKVLPACGPCQKAGVACKYVDRTKGHQQLLEKLQRRLKHVEATNRALAAKLASHASPAAQSEANEYGNEVDSEMPALDDALREATARRQEIERDDNEVIEEVTFLSSGAGGEQHFLGSASGVFLASLVSATMVSSRSQGTHEGDSRGRSSRFQPVSPLTTASSEAPALPAEQVARNLHRAYFEHDHLCYPFLHRETALCALDQAYQDPSFLEQNAFASFAFDMILAIATASVHKFNIEALPDAEAYQIRATQRLNEVMRDGGVQALQALLLLCQYRMTNSIQDTSTSLWHIVGVASRMCFELGLHREPTYRPTETTNTSDKTSYATIQCEIRRRCFWCVVAMDRIVSITLGRPLAIHLQDVEVALPDSKHDTVLGHDNVNLERQSSSSISRTALFVHIVRYRIICGDILSALHNISGRTQSDAALVARDKLADDLAQWHNETAALALPEIDLASPLLGDQSSYRAREWYELLYYNALLMLYRPSPALGSSPHQDAGVLQTIFVAAKQSITLYSHLHRSRRINYTWITLHSVFMAGLSYVYAVGRHFRARKRRAPSSTSSLLQSDPTIIEIVHDSRACSNVLVGISERWNVTKHCHDVFNRLTDAMLADAIEYHSQTTGSASAQHKSAALGPDEPLLSVDNTAVSATPGIAPVASWDISDPSSNSLGVDSVLRECFDDLRRFQMLEGHGDDPVGRLFHDWLGEIGDIDMNLPPMW, encoded by the exons ATGCATGCTTGCGACAGATGCCATCGGCGCAAGTCAAAATGCGACAAAGTGCTACCGGCGTGTGGACCATGCCAGAAAGCTGGAGTTGCCTGCAAGTATGTCGATCGGACGAAAGGCCATCAGCAACTTCTGGAGAAATTGCAGCGTCGCTTGAAACATGTCGAAGCTACCAATCGCGCCTTGGCGGCGAAACTAGCTAGCCATGCTTCTCCAGCTGCACAAAGTGAGGCCAATGAATATGGTAACGAGGTGGATTCAGAGATGCCCGCACTGGATGATGCGCTTAGGGAAGCTACCGCTAGACGGCAGGAAATAGAAAGGGACGATAATGAGGTCATAGAGGAAGTCACCTTTCTATCCAGTGGGGCAGGGGGCGAGCAGCACTTCCTGGGCTCCGCCAGCGGTGTGTTCCTTGCTAGCTTGGTCAGTGCGACTATGGTCAGCTCCCGGTCTCAGGGTACGCACGAAGGGGATTCACGAGGAAGATCGAGTAGATTTCAACCGGTTTCACCTCTTACTACTGCCTCTTCTGAGGCTCCGGCATTACCTGCAGAGCAGGTCGCGCGTAATCTACATCGTGCCTACTTTGAACATGACCATCTCTGCTACCCTTTCCTCCATCGCGAGACCGCCCTCTGCGCATTAGACCAAGCCTATCAGGACCCCTCCTTCTTGGAACAAAATGCCTTTGCATCGTTTGCATTTGATATGATCCTCGCTATAGCCACCGCCAGTGTGCACAAGTTTAACATCGAAGCACTTCCTGATGCGGAAGCATATCAAATACGGGCAACACAGAGACTAAACGAGGTAATGCGTGATGGTGGTGTACAAGCACTTCAAGCGCTCCTGTTACTGTGTCAATACAGGATGACAAATTCGATCCAGGACACATCAACAA GCTTATGGCACATCGTTGGTGTTGCTTCCCGGATGTGCTTCGAGCTGGGACTGCATCGGGAGCCGACTTACCGGCCGACCGAGACCACAAACACTAGTGACAAAACTTCATATGCAACCATACAGTGCGAGATTCGTCGCCGATGCTTCTGGTGTGTTGTTGCGATGGATAG AATCGTAAGTATTACATTGGGAAGACCTCTTGCCATACACCTACAGGACGTAGAGGTCGCCCTTCCTGACTCTAAGCATGACACTGTCTTAGGTCATGATAATGTAAACTTAGAACGCCAGTCCTCGTCATCCATCTCCCGCACGGCGTTGTTTGTTCACATTGTCCGCTACCGAATAATCTGTGGCGATATATTGTCTGCACTACACAACATATCCGGTCGAACACAAAGCGACGCTGCCTTGGTGGCTCGAGATAAACTTGCCGATGATCTTGCTCAATGGCATAATGAAACCGCGGCATTAGCGCTTCCAGAAATAGATCTGGCTAGCCCCCTTTTAGGAGACCAGTCCAGCTATCGTGCCCGGGAATGGTATgagctattatattataatgCCCTCCTTATGCTGTATAGGCCATCACCAGCACTAGGATCATCGCCTCATCAGGACGCGGGCGTCCTACAAACCATATTCGTCGCCGCGAAACAGTCTATCACATTGTATTCACATCTTCACCGCTCCCGGCGCATTAACTACACTTGGATAACTCTCCATTCTGTTTTCATGGCTGGCCTGTCCTACGTCTATGCCGTGGGTAGACACTTCCGAGCTCGCAAGCGTCGGGCTCCCAGCAGTACATCCTCCCTCCTTCAGAGCGATCCCACCATAATTGAAATAGTGCATGACTCAAGAGCATGCTCGAATGTATTAGTCGGTATCTCTGAACGGTGGAACGTGACGAAGCACTGCCATGATGTCTTCAACCGTCTGACTGATGCCATGCTCGCGGATGCCATTGAATACCATTCCCAGACCACCGGTTCAGCATCAGCCCAACACAAGTCAGCAGCGCTTGGACCTGACGAGCCATTATTATCGGTAGATAACACAGCAGTTAGCGCCACACCGGGCATTGCACCAGTAGCTTCCTGGGACATAAGCGATCCCT